The Brachyspira sp. SAP_772 genome includes the window AATGTAAATTAATATCATGACCTCCAGATGTGCCTTGATTAATAATAATAGTAGGTTTATATTTTTCTATACCTATAGCAGTAGCCGCAGAAGCATTAACAAGCCCAATTTCTGTTCTAGATACTATTACCTTGTTTAATCCATTCTTTCCTTCCAAAGTGCCAACAAAAAAAGTCCAAGAACCATATCTTTCTTCTTTCACATCTTTTAAACTTGCTATCATAGTATCAACTTCTATATCCATCGCTCCTTGAACTAATACTATATTTTTATAATTTTCATTGCTGTTTGAATTATTATTACAGGATAATAATAATATCAAACTAAAAAACATAATTAATATTTTTTTCATTTTTGTATCCTTTATGTATCCTTAATTTTTAATAGAGAAGCATTATAAATATATTTATTATAAAGTCAATGATTGTATTAATTTTTCCAAGGACGTTTATTATCAAGCCAGCCTTTTTCTTTCCAATAATTATAATCATTTTCTGTGATTTTCTTTTTTTGATGTAATTTTCTCATCAAATGAAAAAGCATTTTTGTTTTTATAGAAGGCTTTATATTGCCATAATCTTTTTTTATTTTGTTAGCTAAAGAATATATTTGTTTTCTTATTTTTTCTTTTATATCTTCGCTTACATCATTCCACGTTACTTCTCTCACAGCAAAACCAATTTTATATGTTTTAGCAACACCCCAAAAAAATGTGCTGTCAGCTATATCTTTAGTTGTTTCCTTCATTCCGCCTCCTGCAGCAGTAGAAATGCATACAACTTGTTTTCTAAACATACTCTCTTCTGGTCTATGTATCATCCATCTATAACCGTAATGGTCTAATAGTGTTTTCATTGCAGCTGTTACATGATATACATACACTGGGCTTGCAAATATTATTATATCAGCATTATCCATAGCTGAAGTGATAGGCTTTAATGATTCATAATGAGGGCATAGTGTCTCTGACTTCCTAAAACAATTATTACACCCTACACAAAAAGAATTAAAATCTCTAGGAAGAAAAAACTCTGTAACTTCGCCATCTAATTTATCATAAAGCATTTTAGCAGCGTTGTAAGTAGAACCCTTATGACTTTGACCATGTATAACTGTTATTTTCATTTTTTATATATCTCTTATAATGAATTATCAATCTAAATTATACGACATAGTTATGAGGCTGTAAAGTATTTATTATGTTGCAAAATATGATTATTAGTTTGATTTTTTTAGTAAAAAGGCTTACCAATGCTAATTCATTGATAAGCCTTGAATGTTTAAAATTTATTAAATTAAAAAATTATTTTGTTGGGTTAGCAAATAGATGTTTGATATCTGTTTTTTCCCAAGTAAACTCTGGAAGCTCTCTTCCAAAATGTCCATAAGCAGTAGTTTTTTCATATATTGGTCTTCTTAAATCTAATGTTTTGATTATGCCTGC containing:
- a CDS encoding flavodoxin family protein; the encoded protein is MKITVIHGQSHKGSTYNAAKMLYDKLDGEVTEFFLPRDFNSFCVGCNNCFRKSETLCPHYESLKPITSAMDNADIIIFASPVYVYHVTAAMKTLLDHYGYRWMIHRPEESMFRKQVVCISTAAGGGMKETTKDIADSTFFWGVAKTYKIGFAVREVTWNDVSEDIKEKIRKQIYSLANKIKKDYGNIKPSIKTKMLFHLMRKLHQKKKITENDYNYWKEKGWLDNKRPWKN